A genomic segment from Hyalangium minutum encodes:
- a CDS encoding T6SS immunity protein Tli4 family protein has product MHFREVEWTAANGYKQAWSDWLRKLAERRLPVGARELLIEQRDIAPRCHGVLAHDSEDDVNQKTWFALLDAGTHGVWMECAQDPQVPEQALSRLEMVAHSYRSFELRATPPPEGWFYLERGAVTLPPLGVEQVLVQFEEVPLDLRMELGSRPAAEADPEGGLMHRLQRALALGLHGAREVTVVRTGPRQVAGFEGEELIILVKEGSEERLTWGWEYPGLAGDPCAPCIELTMHSTARERTVKARLWDETLESVRHLLPVSRVDWMEPL; this is encoded by the coding sequence GTGCACTTCCGAGAGGTGGAGTGGACCGCAGCCAATGGCTACAAGCAGGCCTGGAGCGACTGGCTCCGGAAGCTGGCTGAGCGGCGGTTGCCCGTGGGCGCTCGGGAGCTCCTCATCGAGCAGCGTGACATTGCTCCCCGGTGCCACGGTGTGCTGGCCCATGACAGCGAGGACGATGTGAACCAGAAGACCTGGTTCGCGCTGCTGGACGCGGGCACGCACGGTGTCTGGATGGAATGCGCTCAGGATCCGCAAGTCCCGGAGCAGGCGCTGTCGCGGCTCGAGATGGTGGCGCACTCCTATCGCTCGTTCGAGCTACGGGCCACTCCTCCGCCCGAGGGTTGGTTCTATCTGGAGCGTGGGGCGGTCACCCTCCCGCCGCTGGGCGTCGAGCAGGTCCTCGTGCAGTTCGAGGAAGTCCCTCTGGATCTGAGGATGGAGCTGGGCAGCCGCCCCGCGGCCGAGGCCGATCCAGAGGGTGGGCTCATGCACCGTCTGCAGCGCGCGTTGGCCTTGGGGCTCCACGGAGCGCGGGAAGTCACTGTCGTTCGGACAGGACCTCGCCAGGTCGCGGGCTTCGAGGGAGAAGAGCTGATCATCCTGGTGAAGGAGGGGAGCGAAGAGCGCCTGACCTGGGGCTGGGAGTACCCAGGATTGGCGGGAGATCCCTGCGCTCCATGTATCGAGCTCACCATGCACTCGACGGCCCGCGAGCGGACGGTCAAGGCTCGCCTCTGGGACGAGACGCTGGAGTCCGTGCGCCACCTGCTCCCGGTCTCCCGGGTGGATTGGATGGAGCCCCTCTGA